The Saprospiraceae bacterium genome includes a window with the following:
- a CDS encoding ATP-binding cassette domain-containing protein, with amino-acid sequence MKPVIEIKNIWKQYEKGADRRYKSIRDTFSELPSKLFKKSNDHFWALQDISFDVHEGESIGIIGKNGAGKSTLLKILSRITPPTRGEIKLRGRVSSLLEVGTGFHPELTGRENVYFNGSIAGMKYQEIKSKFEEIVEFAEVGSFIDTPMKHFSSGMQMRLAFSVAAHLETEVFIIDEVLAVGDIAFQKKCIEKIKNISVSSGKTIIFVTHDFNVLQSLCEKTCLITDGKLSFVGKTENVLKQYFSENNIHANQSIESITHRNGSQSLSVVKGKIWQEAKEDNPFSIQSLSDINIELTLILNRPEEPNSYRIDLGLNNALGQRLTWLSTQLKTKNELNSEYKVVFKIISFPFVAGTYDCNIYIENGGVISDWLKNVLPFTVFKGNHHEIPSNQGNVILNYTVE; translated from the coding sequence ATGAAGCCTGTAATTGAAATTAAAAATATCTGGAAACAATATGAAAAAGGTGCCGACCGACGGTATAAAAGTATAAGAGATACCTTTTCGGAATTGCCATCAAAGTTATTCAAAAAATCAAATGACCATTTCTGGGCATTGCAGGATATCAGCTTTGATGTCCATGAAGGGGAATCCATCGGAATAATAGGAAAAAATGGTGCCGGCAAAAGTACACTACTTAAAATTCTATCCAGAATCACTCCACCAACGAGAGGGGAGATCAAACTAAGAGGAAGGGTATCCAGTCTTTTGGAAGTTGGTACAGGATTTCATCCTGAACTAACGGGCCGAGAAAACGTCTATTTTAACGGGTCGATAGCAGGGATGAAATATCAGGAAATAAAGTCAAAATTTGAGGAAATTGTGGAATTTGCGGAAGTGGGTTCATTTATAGATACACCTATGAAACACTTCTCGAGTGGCATGCAAATGAGGCTTGCATTTTCCGTAGCTGCCCATCTGGAAACCGAAGTTTTTATTATTGATGAAGTTCTGGCGGTCGGTGATATCGCCTTTCAGAAAAAATGTATAGAAAAGATCAAAAATATATCTGTCAGCTCAGGCAAAACTATCATTTTTGTAACACATGATTTTAATGTGCTCCAAAGTCTTTGTGAAAAAACTTGTCTGATAACAGATGGAAAACTAAGTTTTGTAGGTAAAACAGAAAACGTACTGAAACAGTATTTTTCAGAAAATAATATTCATGCAAATCAATCCATTGAATCCATTACCCATAGAAACGGATCTCAATCACTCAGCGTTGTTAAAGGGAAAATCTGGCAGGAAGCAAAAGAAGATAATCCATTCTCTATCCAATCTCTTTCAGATATAAATATAGAACTCACCTTGATACTTAACCGACCGGAAGAACCTAATTCATACCGCATTGATTTAGGACTAAACAATGCTCTTGGTCAAAGACTAACCTGGCTCAGTACACAGTTAAAGACAAAAAATGAACTAAACTCAGAATATAAAGTAGTATTTAAAATTATTTCCTTCCCTTTTGTGGCAGGAACATACGATTGTAATATATATATAGAAAATGGAGGTGTCATTTCAGATTGGTTAAAAAATGTTCTTCCATTCACTGTTTTTAAAGGAAATCACCATGAAATTCCATCCAATCAGGGAAATGTCATTTTAAATTACACGGTAGAATGA
- a CDS encoding ABC transporter permease, with protein sequence MSKEIRLQNEILIKPKSPFSLGFAELWHFRELLYFFSWKDIKVRYKQAFLGVLWTIIQPLTMMGIFIVFLTKGLGLSTAGMPPPLYFLSGLLLWQLFNQSVSNASHSMVQNAGIIKKIYFPRLILPSSGIMTASFDFIISVLLFLIVCIYYQISGSLNISWANLILSVGCAYLITTFFSFGLGTLLSALNVKYRDIRYALPFLIQAIFFITPVMYSSNTIENPIVKNILLMNPLSFGIEMIRSNISSSSLVIPIISMTSLILLTLLYFFGIFIFRKTEAYFADIV encoded by the coding sequence TTGTCAAAAGAGATTAGATTGCAAAACGAAATCCTGATAAAACCAAAATCCCCGTTCTCATTAGGATTTGCAGAGCTTTGGCACTTCAGAGAGCTTCTCTATTTTTTCTCATGGAAGGATATCAAAGTACGATATAAACAAGCATTTTTAGGTGTACTCTGGACGATAATACAGCCATTAACCATGATGGGGATTTTTATTGTCTTTTTAACCAAAGGACTTGGATTGAGTACTGCCGGAATGCCGCCGCCATTATACTTTCTGAGCGGTCTTTTATTGTGGCAATTATTTAACCAATCCGTCAGTAATGCATCTCATTCCATGGTACAAAATGCAGGTATCATAAAAAAAATATACTTTCCGAGATTAATCCTTCCCTCTTCCGGTATTATGACAGCATCCTTTGATTTTATCATTTCAGTTTTGTTATTTTTAATAGTTTGCATTTATTACCAAATATCGGGAAGTCTGAATATTTCGTGGGCAAATCTTATTCTGAGTGTTGGTTGTGCCTATCTGATCACGACTTTTTTTTCATTTGGTCTGGGAACTTTACTTTCAGCATTAAATGTAAAATACCGGGATATCCGCTATGCTTTGCCATTTCTCATTCAGGCTATTTTTTTTATTACGCCGGTAATGTACAGCTCAAATACGATAGAAAATCCCATTGTAAAAAATATACTTCTAATGAATCCCCTTAGTTTTGGAATTGAAATGATAAGATCTAATATTTCATCATCAAGCCTGGTAATTCCGATTATTAGTATGACGTCATTGATATTACTTACATTGCTTTATTTTTTTGGTATTTTTATCTTTCGTAAAACAGAAGCATATTTTGCTGACATCGTATAA